From a single Larimichthys crocea isolate SSNF chromosome XIII, L_crocea_2.0, whole genome shotgun sequence genomic region:
- the tent5bb gene encoding terminal nucleotidyltransferase 5Bb — translation MSSGDASEQSRRVSVLSWDQVRRLDSILGESVPIHGRGNFPTLSVQPRQIVQVVRARLEERGVVVRDVKLNGSAASHVLHEDNGLGYKDLDLIFGLSLTDDKTFRLVKDVVLDCLVDFLPEGVCRDRITALALKEAYVQKLVKVCNDTDRWSLISLSNNTGKNVELKFVDSLRRQFEFSVDSFQITLDSLLLFDRCSETAMSETFHPTVQGESMYGDFEEALGHLHSRTIATRSPEEIRGGGLLKYCHLLVRGFRPSSESQIKQMQRYMCSRFFIDFPDISEQQRKLEAYLQNHFAGIEHKRYEYLVTLRQVVDESTVCLMGHERRQTLALISALALRVMAEQNAIPALSNITCYYQPAPYVRDVNFSNYYVAQVQSPMAACSNSYQTWLPCS, via the exons ATGTCCTCCGGTGATGCCTCGGAGCAGAGTCGGCGAGTCAGCGTGCTGTCTTGGGATCAGGTGCGGCGTTTGGACTCCATCCTGGGCGAGAGCGTCCCGATCCACGGTCGCGGGAACTTCCCCACGCTGTCCGTGCAGCCCAGGCAGATCGTCCAG GTGGTCAGGGCTCGACTGGAGGAGCGGGGTGTGGTGGTCCGTGACGTCAAGCTGAACGGTTCAGCGGCCAGCCACGTGCTCCACGAGGACAATGGCCTTGGCTACAAAGACCTGGACCTGATTTTTGGCCTGAGTCTCACTGATGACAAAACCTTTCGGCTGGTGAAGGACGTGGTGCTGGACTGCCTGGTGGACTTCTTGCCTGAAGGGGTGTGCAGGGACCGAATCACAGCCCTTGCCCTGAAGGAAGCATACGTGCAGAAACTGGTGAAAGTTTGCAACGACACGGACCGCTGGAGCCTCATCTCGCTGTCCAACAACACCGGCAAGAATGTGGAACTGAAGTTTGTGGACTCCCTGAGAAGGCAGTTTGAGTTCAGTGTTGACTCCTTCCAGATCACTCTGGACTCATTGCTGCTCTTCGACCGCTGCTCGGAGACGGCCATGTCCGAGACCTTCCACCCTACAGTGCAGGGGGAAAGCATGTACGGGGATTTTGAGGAAGCTCTGGGTCACCTTCACTCCAGGACTATTGCCACCCGCAGCCCAGAAGAGATCCGGGGCGGCGGACTGCTCAAGtactgccacctgctggtgcGCGGCTTCCGGCCTTCCTCTGAGTCTCAAATCAAACAGATGCAGCGTTACATGTGCTCGCGCTTCTTCATCGACTTCCCCGACATAAGcgagcagcagaggaagctgGAGGCGTACCTGCAGAACCACTTTGCAGGCATAGAGCACAAGCGGTACGAGTACCTGGTGACGCTGAGGCAGGTGGTGGACGAGAGCACTGTGTGTCTGATGGGCCATGAGCGCAGACAGACGCTGGCACTGATTTCCGCCCTGGCACTGCGCGTGATGGCCGAACAGAACGCTATCCCTGCTCTGTCCAACATCACCTGCTACTACCAGCCCGCTCCCTATGTCAGGGATGTCAATTTCAGCAACTACTATGTCGCACAAGTTCAGTCACCCATGGCTGCATGCAGTAACTCTTATCAAACGTGGCTGCCTTGCAGCTGA